One stretch of Marinobacterium iners DNA includes these proteins:
- the hemL gene encoding glutamate-1-semialdehyde 2,1-aminomutase — protein MSRSESLFKAAQTHIPGGVNSPVRAFKGVGGTPVFFKRGEGPFLYDEDDRRYIDYVGSWGPMLLGHSFPPVIEAVRAALDNGLGFGAPTGIETEMADLVCELVPSMEMVRMVSSGTEATMSAIRLARGYTGRDKIVKFEGCYHGHSDSLLVKAGSGALTLGEPNSPGVPASLAEHTITLTYNDIDNVRQAFAEIGDQVACIIVEPVAGNMNCILPEPGFLECLREVCDEHGSVLIFDEVMTGFRVALGGAQEYFNIKPDLTTLGKIIGGGLPVGAFGGKREIMQHIAPLGPVYQAGTLSGNPLAMAAGLTMLQALREPGIHEQLSAKTEYLTQGLEAMAKRHGVAFTTSAIGGMFGLFFTEQETISSFADVMHCDAKRFGEFFHGMLDAGIYLAPSAFEAGFVSNAHTEAELDATLEAADSVFAKLAG, from the coding sequence ATGTCCCGTTCAGAATCCCTGTTCAAGGCCGCTCAGACTCACATCCCCGGTGGCGTCAATTCCCCGGTTCGCGCATTCAAGGGTGTTGGCGGCACCCCGGTTTTCTTCAAGCGAGGTGAGGGTCCTTTCCTGTATGACGAAGACGACCGCCGCTACATCGACTATGTAGGTTCGTGGGGCCCCATGTTGCTTGGGCACTCATTCCCTCCCGTGATTGAAGCGGTGCGCGCTGCACTGGATAACGGCCTCGGGTTTGGTGCCCCCACCGGCATTGAAACCGAAATGGCTGATCTGGTCTGCGAACTGGTGCCCTCCATGGAGATGGTCCGCATGGTCAGCTCCGGTACCGAGGCCACCATGAGCGCCATCCGTTTGGCCCGCGGTTACACCGGTCGTGACAAGATCGTGAAGTTCGAGGGCTGCTACCATGGTCACTCCGACTCCCTGCTCGTCAAGGCCGGCTCCGGCGCATTGACGCTGGGTGAGCCCAACTCACCCGGAGTGCCGGCCTCACTGGCCGAGCACACGATTACGCTGACTTATAACGATATTGACAATGTCCGCCAGGCCTTTGCCGAGATCGGCGATCAGGTTGCCTGCATTATTGTTGAACCCGTTGCCGGCAACATGAACTGTATTCTGCCCGAACCGGGCTTTCTGGAGTGTCTGCGCGAAGTCTGTGACGAACACGGCAGTGTACTGATTTTCGACGAGGTGATGACCGGATTCCGTGTGGCGCTGGGCGGTGCTCAGGAATATTTCAACATCAAACCGGACCTGACCACACTGGGCAAGATCATCGGTGGCGGCCTTCCGGTCGGAGCCTTCGGGGGTAAGCGTGAGATTATGCAGCATATCGCCCCGCTGGGTCCGGTGTATCAGGCCGGCACTCTGTCAGGTAACCCGCTGGCGATGGCGGCAGGTCTGACCATGCTACAGGCACTGCGTGAGCCGGGCATTCATGAGCAGCTTTCTGCCAAAACCGAATATCTGACCCAAGGGCTGGAAGCAATGGCCAAACGGCACGGTGTTGCGTTCACCACCAGCGCCATTGGCGGCATGTTCGGCCTTTTCTTCACCGAGCAGGAGACAATCAGCAGCTTTGCTGATGTGATGCACTGCGACGCGAAACGTTTTGGTGAATTCTTCCACGGCATGCTGGACGCAGGTATCTATCTGGCGCCCTCTGCGTTTGAAGCCGGCTTTGTTTCCAATGCACATACAGAAGCCGAACTGGATGCGACTCTGGAAGCGGCTGACAGCGTATTTGCCAAGCTGGCGGGATAA
- a CDS encoding tetratricopeptide repeat protein, whose product MAAFAALLAGCAGPNPYRAPVEDRGARAPAAEPPGSVVPVEETPGVQVIPVGEAPVIRAQREAPQPMSGQAITETLPVQPQSPAVVALLENARSDTGSGDLRTAQSRLERALRIAPRDPEVYIQLADVQRRQGQFLQAEQVALKGISIASGQDSALRRLWTLVAEIRNEGGNSAGAAEARQRAAAY is encoded by the coding sequence ATGGCAGCATTTGCTGCTCTGCTTGCCGGCTGTGCAGGCCCCAATCCCTATCGTGCGCCTGTAGAGGATAGGGGCGCGCGCGCTCCCGCTGCAGAGCCGCCTGGCAGTGTGGTTCCGGTTGAGGAAACCCCGGGGGTGCAGGTGATTCCGGTGGGTGAAGCGCCGGTGATACGTGCCCAGCGTGAAGCACCGCAGCCCATGTCTGGTCAGGCTATCACTGAAACGCTGCCGGTACAGCCACAGAGCCCAGCGGTTGTTGCCTTGCTGGAAAATGCCCGCAGCGATACCGGCAGTGGCGATTTGCGCACGGCCCAGAGTCGATTGGAGCGAGCCCTGCGTATCGCCCCGCGTGACCCTGAGGTCTATATCCAGCTGGCAGATGTGCAGCGTCGACAGGGGCAGTTTTTGCAAGCGGAACAGGTTGCTTTGAAGGGAATCAGCATCGCTTCCGGGCAGGACAGCGCCCTGCGCCGTTTATGGACGCTGGTTGCCGAAATTCGCAATGAAGGAGGTAACAGTGCAGGTGCGGCTGAAGCGCGCCAGCGAGCCGCCGCCTATTGA
- a CDS encoding AAA family ATPase codes for MLPKLIQSLSEPGHYPHPTGPIRVIETHISWLLLTGEFAYKIKKPVNFGFLDFTTLEQRRHCCEEELRLNQRLAPDIYIDVVPIGGSCTEPKLGASEGIIEYAVRMYQFDPELRLDRLLQRQLFESHWIDLLAEQIAEFHQKIPIVAQDSPWGEPDTLWEVVADNFRHIPPDHLDTDDWSLLQRLSAQIAQQFRALEDRLRQRKREGHVRECHGDLHLANINLFHDQLRLFDCIEFNLEFRWIDTISDLAFLLMDLEANQQFRWANRCLNRYLELTGDYSSLPLLNFFKAYRSMVRAKVAMLGLEPDLETCRHYLQLTAHYCRERSPTVFLMHGVSGSGKSYLSERLAEAVGVIRIRSDVERKRIYRELSLQGHSLALYGAEINTRTFQYLHDTTAQALKAGYSVVVDATFIRQRTRNAYVELAKNLDIPVRIISCHCELNLIEARLKRREAEGRDPSDADVSVMREQMKIQQPLTSEEQLITLPVDTRDDEAIEQLMAQLRAQRLITD; via the coding sequence ATGTTACCCAAACTGATACAGTCACTGAGCGAGCCCGGGCATTATCCTCACCCGACCGGCCCGATCCGAGTGATTGAAACACACATCTCCTGGCTACTGCTCACAGGCGAGTTTGCCTACAAAATCAAGAAGCCGGTCAACTTCGGCTTTCTTGACTTCACCACGCTTGAGCAGCGACGCCACTGCTGTGAAGAGGAACTGCGTCTAAACCAGCGCCTTGCACCGGATATCTACATCGATGTGGTTCCAATTGGAGGCTCTTGCACAGAACCCAAGCTGGGAGCCAGCGAGGGGATTATCGAATACGCGGTCCGAATGTATCAGTTCGATCCTGAACTTCGGCTTGACCGCCTGCTGCAGCGACAGCTGTTTGAAAGCCACTGGATCGACCTTTTGGCCGAGCAGATTGCAGAATTCCACCAAAAAATCCCGATCGTGGCTCAGGACAGCCCCTGGGGTGAGCCTGATACACTGTGGGAGGTCGTGGCTGACAACTTCCGTCATATCCCGCCTGATCATCTCGATACCGACGACTGGAGCCTGCTGCAGCGTCTGTCTGCACAGATCGCACAGCAGTTCCGTGCACTGGAAGACAGGCTCAGGCAGCGCAAACGCGAGGGGCACGTCCGCGAATGCCACGGCGACCTGCACTTGGCCAACATAAACCTGTTTCACGATCAGCTGCGTCTGTTTGACTGTATCGAGTTCAATCTGGAGTTTCGCTGGATAGACACGATCTCCGATCTGGCGTTTCTGTTGATGGATTTGGAGGCCAACCAGCAATTCCGTTGGGCCAACCGCTGTCTTAACCGTTACCTGGAGCTGACCGGCGACTACTCCAGCCTGCCACTGCTGAATTTTTTCAAGGCCTACCGCTCCATGGTGCGCGCGAAGGTTGCAATGCTTGGGCTGGAGCCCGACCTTGAAACCTGCCGCCACTATCTGCAATTGACAGCCCACTACTGTCGAGAGCGCAGCCCTACCGTATTCCTGATGCACGGGGTCAGCGGCAGCGGCAAAAGCTATTTGAGCGAACGCCTTGCAGAAGCGGTCGGCGTCATACGCATTCGGTCTGACGTCGAACGCAAACGCATCTACCGTGAGCTATCCCTGCAAGGCCATTCACTGGCGCTGTATGGGGCCGAAATAAACACGCGGACCTTTCAGTATCTGCATGACACAACGGCTCAGGCATTGAAGGCCGGATACTCCGTGGTGGTTGATGCCACGTTCATTCGACAGCGCACCCGCAATGCCTACGTCGAGCTTGCAAAGAACCTCGACATCCCGGTGAGAATTATCAGCTGCCACTGCGAACTCAACCTGATTGAGGCGCGTCTGAAACGACGTGAAGCGGAAGGCCGCGACCCTTCCGATGCCGATGTCAGCGTCATGCGCGAACAGATGAAAATACAGCAACCCCTGACCAGCGAAGAGCAGCTGATTACATTGCCGGTGGACACCCGCGATGATGAAGCGATCGAACAGCTAATGGCGCAGCTGCGCGCGCAACGCCTGATCACTGACTGA
- the mrcB gene encoding penicillin-binding protein 1B, with the protein MTKKRTTTAKRSASRQAKRPSRLRRLLGWLLKLGVVLSVIAGVGLIYLDAQVRSKFEGKRWALPAKVYARPLELYPGQKLAMDELKQELRALGYRFERQASRPGSVEWASSRARIHSRGFNFPDGAEPSHNMLLSFSGDRLASIRAQGGQQLPLVRLEPILIGGIYPRSNEDRDLIKLEQAPPHLAQALVTVEDRAFYEHHGVSLKGIARAMWVNIRAGRFAQGGSTLTQQLIKNFYLTSDRTLSRKLLELPMAVLLELHYSKEEILEAYLNEVYLGQSGSRAIHGFGLASQYFFARPITELELHQVALLVGMVKGPSWYDPRRHPERALERRNLVLKMLFEQRHISRAEYDEAQGRTLGVVQQRSLHKGMYPAYLDLVKRKLREEYRDDDLATEGLRIFTTLDPLVQTRAEAALEQSLKQLEQRYGNKAAGLEASMVVTDPQTGEVLALIGGRETRYEGFNRALDALRPIGSLVKPAVYLAALEQGYTLATPLQDEPFELKQPDGSLWQPQNFDRRSHGVVPLHRSLALSYNQSTARLGMEVGLGRVIDMLERLGAERELKSFPSLLLGAQALSPLELASIYQTIAANGFKMPLRVIRRVTDAEGKELSRYPFTLKQQVKPEIVHLMQYALQEVAREGTARSVYNTLPANLNVAGKTGTSNDQRDSWFAGFTGDRLAVVWLGRDDNTSLPFTGSSGALRVWTELMRRERPEPFIATRPAGVEYVWIDEATGLRSDERCEGSRQLPFLKGTAPEQSVDCGQHNPINRSLDWFRNWFN; encoded by the coding sequence ATGACTAAAAAGAGAACCACCACCGCAAAACGATCTGCCTCCCGTCAGGCAAAACGACCCTCTCGTCTGCGCCGCCTGTTGGGATGGCTGCTCAAACTGGGTGTGGTTTTGTCGGTTATCGCCGGCGTTGGCCTGATCTATCTGGATGCCCAGGTGCGCAGCAAGTTTGAAGGCAAACGCTGGGCACTGCCGGCAAAAGTATATGCACGACCGCTGGAGCTGTACCCCGGACAGAAACTGGCCATGGATGAGCTCAAACAGGAACTCAGAGCGCTGGGGTATCGCTTTGAGCGCCAGGCCAGCCGGCCTGGAAGTGTCGAATGGGCAAGTAGCAGGGCGCGTATTCACAGTCGAGGTTTCAATTTTCCTGATGGGGCTGAGCCATCGCATAACATGCTGCTGAGTTTCTCCGGTGATCGGCTTGCATCCATCCGGGCTCAGGGTGGACAGCAACTGCCGCTGGTGCGGCTGGAGCCGATTCTGATCGGTGGTATTTACCCTCGCTCCAATGAAGATCGTGACCTGATCAAGCTGGAGCAGGCCCCCCCTCATCTTGCGCAAGCCCTGGTCACGGTCGAAGACCGGGCGTTCTATGAACACCACGGCGTTTCGCTCAAGGGAATCGCCCGTGCAATGTGGGTCAATATCCGTGCCGGTCGTTTTGCCCAGGGCGGCAGTACGTTGACCCAGCAGCTGATAAAGAACTTCTACCTAACCTCGGACCGTACCCTGAGTCGCAAGCTGCTGGAGCTGCCGATGGCGGTACTGCTGGAACTGCACTATTCCAAGGAAGAAATTCTTGAAGCCTATCTGAATGAAGTGTATCTGGGGCAGTCCGGTAGTCGCGCGATTCACGGCTTTGGGCTGGCCAGTCAGTACTTCTTTGCTCGACCGATTACCGAGCTGGAGTTGCATCAGGTGGCATTGTTGGTTGGGATGGTGAAAGGCCCATCCTGGTATGATCCGCGTCGCCATCCAGAACGCGCGCTTGAGCGCCGCAACCTGGTGCTGAAAATGCTGTTTGAACAGCGCCACATCAGCCGGGCGGAATATGATGAAGCCCAAGGCCGGACGCTGGGCGTGGTACAGCAACGCAGCCTACACAAGGGGATGTATCCCGCTTATCTTGATCTCGTCAAGCGCAAGTTGAGGGAAGAGTATCGCGATGATGATCTGGCAACGGAAGGGCTGCGCATCTTCACGACCCTTGACCCGCTGGTACAAACCCGTGCCGAGGCGGCGCTGGAACAGAGCCTGAAGCAGCTTGAGCAGCGCTATGGCAATAAGGCTGCCGGACTTGAGGCCAGCATGGTGGTAACGGATCCTCAGACAGGTGAAGTGCTGGCGCTGATTGGTGGGCGTGAAACACGCTACGAAGGCTTCAACCGTGCGCTGGATGCGCTGCGTCCAATCGGCTCTTTGGTAAAGCCTGCGGTATATCTGGCGGCGCTGGAGCAGGGCTATACACTGGCAACGCCGCTGCAAGACGAGCCTTTTGAGCTGAAGCAGCCAGATGGATCTCTGTGGCAGCCGCAGAATTTTGATCGCCGCAGTCACGGGGTGGTGCCGTTGCACCGTTCACTGGCGCTTTCCTATAATCAGTCCACCGCTCGTTTGGGTATGGAGGTTGGGCTGGGGCGCGTGATTGACATGCTGGAGCGTCTTGGTGCCGAGCGCGAACTCAAGTCTTTTCCCTCTCTGCTCCTGGGTGCGCAGGCGCTCTCGCCACTGGAACTGGCCAGTATCTATCAGACTATCGCGGCGAATGGCTTCAAAATGCCTTTGCGAGTGATACGCCGGGTGACCGATGCCGAAGGCAAAGAGTTGTCACGTTATCCGTTTACATTGAAACAGCAGGTCAAGCCGGAAATTGTACATCTGATGCAGTATGCCTTGCAGGAGGTTGCGCGCGAAGGTACGGCACGCAGCGTATACAATACTCTGCCGGCGAATCTGAACGTGGCCGGCAAGACCGGTACCTCGAACGACCAGCGCGACAGTTGGTTTGCTGGTTTTACGGGTGATCGGCTTGCAGTGGTCTGGCTGGGGCGTGATGATAATACGTCACTGCCGTTTACCGGATCGAGTGGAGCCCTGCGGGTCTGGACCGAGCTGATGCGACGCGAACGTCCGGAACCGTTTATCGCAACTCGCCCTGCCGGTGTTGAGTATGTCTGGATCGATGAGGCTACAGGTCTACGCTCGGATGAGCGCTGTGAGGGGTCTCGTCAGCTGCCGTTCCTGAAGGGCACAGCACCAGAACAAAGCGTCGATTGCGGTCAGCATAATCCGATTAACCGCTCACTTGACTGGTTCCGCAACTGGTTTAACTGA
- a CDS encoding chloride channel protein: MPHRLLSLEHFRTRLAHVDALPQLVVLGVLSGLVAGGLMSLFRGAYNLLQHWLLSGGTENFESLPEISRLLFPVVGSLLLILLYLSIPAHARSVGIVHLLERLNNHQGRMPGSNMLVQLLAALIALASGHSVGREGPAVHMGAASSSWLGQRLNLPNNTLRLLVGCGAAAGISAAFNTPLAGVIFAMEVILLEYTLVGFLPIMVAAVVGDVVVRLTVGEAIVFNAPALQIHKLSELPLVMLLGLMTGLLAVGFHFLYRHTFRICQWSIPTRFLLAGTLTGLVAMHWPEVMGSGYDTIEALFHTQPAAIWLLGLLLAKWLLTPVIIALGIPAGLIAPSLFIGASAGALLGATGNSLGLTADTALYAMLGMGAMMAALLNAPLAALLAMLELTHNTAIILPGMLAIVTANLTTRYGFGLPSIFHASLQAQGMDLRQAPLTQVLSRAAVGSLMQRNFAETESIISLSSARDLLTAAPQWLLVQKGDNSFLLPPADLKVWLENEAADKTDPELSINLLEIPAQRRDVMPLLYRSTLKEALDLMLQHQLDYLLVVSNQESPLGLISKEQIESYYNHKQSL; this comes from the coding sequence ATGCCACACCGACTGCTGTCACTGGAACACTTCCGCACCCGGCTGGCTCATGTTGATGCCTTGCCCCAGCTGGTGGTGCTTGGCGTATTGTCGGGGCTCGTGGCCGGCGGACTCATGAGCCTGTTCCGAGGCGCTTACAACCTGTTGCAGCACTGGCTGCTTTCCGGTGGCACCGAAAACTTTGAAAGCCTTCCCGAAATCAGTCGCCTGCTGTTTCCCGTGGTCGGCAGCCTGTTGCTGATTCTGCTCTACCTTTCGATCCCCGCCCATGCTCGCAGCGTGGGTATCGTCCACCTGCTGGAACGCCTCAACAACCATCAGGGTCGCATGCCCGGCAGCAACATGCTGGTCCAGCTGCTGGCCGCACTCATTGCACTGGCCAGCGGCCATTCGGTTGGCCGTGAGGGCCCGGCCGTCCATATGGGCGCCGCCTCCAGCAGCTGGCTTGGCCAACGCCTCAATCTGCCCAACAACACGCTGCGCCTGCTGGTTGGCTGCGGTGCCGCTGCCGGCATCTCAGCCGCTTTCAACACACCGCTGGCAGGTGTCATTTTTGCCATGGAAGTGATTCTGCTTGAGTACACTCTGGTCGGTTTTTTGCCCATTATGGTAGCAGCCGTGGTCGGGGATGTTGTTGTGCGCCTGACTGTAGGCGAAGCCATTGTATTCAATGCCCCGGCCCTTCAGATCCACAAGCTGTCCGAACTGCCGCTGGTAATGCTACTGGGGCTGATGACCGGGCTTCTCGCGGTCGGCTTTCATTTTCTGTATCGCCACACCTTTCGCATCTGCCAGTGGAGCATACCCACTCGCTTCCTTCTCGCTGGCACTCTCACCGGACTGGTAGCTATGCATTGGCCAGAAGTCATGGGCAGTGGCTACGATACAATCGAGGCCCTGTTCCACACCCAGCCTGCGGCAATCTGGCTGCTGGGGTTGTTGCTGGCCAAATGGCTTCTGACTCCAGTGATCATCGCACTGGGCATTCCGGCCGGGCTCATTGCACCCTCTCTGTTTATCGGTGCCTCGGCAGGCGCTTTACTTGGTGCGACAGGCAACAGCCTGGGGCTGACGGCCGACACTGCACTTTACGCCATGCTTGGCATGGGTGCGATGATGGCGGCTCTGCTCAACGCCCCGCTGGCAGCCCTGCTGGCGATGCTGGAGCTGACCCACAACACCGCGATCATCCTGCCCGGCATGCTGGCAATCGTCACCGCCAACCTCACCACCCGTTACGGTTTCGGCCTGCCTTCGATATTTCATGCCTCTTTGCAGGCACAGGGGATGGATCTACGCCAGGCACCCTTGACTCAGGTGCTGTCTCGAGCAGCCGTTGGCAGCCTGATGCAACGAAACTTTGCGGAGACTGAGAGTATCATCAGCCTGTCGTCTGCACGTGACCTGCTGACCGCAGCACCTCAGTGGCTGCTGGTGCAAAAGGGTGATAACAGCTTTTTGCTGCCGCCGGCGGACCTGAAAGTCTGGCTTGAAAATGAAGCGGCAGACAAAACCGACCCCGAGCTGTCGATAAACCTGCTGGAAATACCGGCACAGCGACGGGATGTAATGCCCCTGCTCTATCGCTCCACGCTGAAGGAAGCGCTTGATCTGATGCTGCAACATCAGCTTGATTACCTGCTTGTCGTAAGCAACCAGGAGTCCCCACTGGGGCTGATCAGCAAAGAACAGATCGAGTCCTACTACAACCACAAGCAGAGCCTCTGA
- the thiE gene encoding thiamine phosphate synthase has protein sequence MPTFSLSGLYGITDATLMPDTQTMLNACEAAIAGGMKVLQYRDKSNNSAHRLDQASALRALCQSHNCIFLINDDVELALSCKADGVHLGQKDGSLTEARQRLGKTAIIGQTCHDRLELAIRAQAEGANYVAFGAFFPSNTKPGASPAPLSLLSTARAQLSVPMVAIGGLSVDNATQVITAGADMTAVVHALFAAQDIRTRAEQFSRLFRIQAQDH, from the coding sequence ATGCCTACATTCTCTTTATCAGGTCTTTACGGCATTACCGATGCCACCCTCATGCCCGATACCCAGACCATGCTGAACGCCTGTGAAGCGGCCATCGCTGGCGGCATGAAAGTCCTGCAGTATCGGGACAAGTCAAACAATTCAGCGCATCGCCTCGATCAGGCCAGCGCCTTGCGTGCATTGTGCCAAAGCCATAATTGTATCTTCCTGATCAACGATGATGTGGAGCTGGCACTGTCCTGCAAGGCTGACGGCGTCCATCTGGGGCAGAAGGATGGCAGCCTCACGGAGGCACGACAGCGACTGGGCAAAACCGCCATCATCGGACAGACCTGCCATGACCGGCTTGAGCTTGCAATCAGGGCCCAGGCCGAAGGTGCCAACTATGTTGCCTTCGGCGCTTTTTTCCCCTCCAACACCAAACCAGGCGCCAGCCCGGCTCCTTTGTCACTGCTCTCCACGGCACGAGCGCAACTGAGTGTACCCATGGTAGCGATAGGCGGCCTCAGCGTGGATAATGCGACACAAGTGATTACAGCTGGCGCCGACATGACCGCAGTCGTGCACGCCCTGTTCGCCGCGCAGGATATTCGCACTCGGGCTGAACAGTTCAGCCGGCTGTTCCGTATTCAGGCACAAGACCATTAA
- a CDS encoding Rieske (2Fe-2S) protein, with protein MKLCTLDELQLNSPRGFDLEDGTALLLIRRGESVVAWRNSCPHRGIRLEWQPNQFLDYEKQFIQCATHGALFGIDDGICIAGPCPGEQLEALPVEVRDGEVWLTRD; from the coding sequence TTGAAACTGTGCACACTCGATGAATTACAGCTCAACAGCCCGCGGGGGTTTGATCTTGAGGATGGCACCGCTCTGTTGCTGATCCGACGCGGTGAGAGTGTTGTTGCCTGGCGCAACAGCTGTCCGCATCGTGGTATCCGATTGGAGTGGCAACCGAACCAGTTCCTCGACTACGAGAAACAGTTCATCCAGTGTGCCACCCACGGTGCTCTGTTCGGAATTGATGACGGCATCTGTATCGCGGGCCCCTGCCCCGGCGAGCAACTGGAAGCGTTGCCCGTCGAAGTTCGCGATGGCGAGGTGTGGCTTACGCGCGACTGA